In Amblyomma americanum isolate KBUSLIRL-KWMA chromosome 8, ASM5285725v1, whole genome shotgun sequence, the DNA window ctgaaggtcgttcaaggatCATTTTCAGGCCTATGcgatgactgctttacctagcgtagtgaagcttttcgattCAATATGGGCAATAGATGAAAGCGGACTGTCGCGGCATAGTTAGTTTGACAGGACATAGAGTAATACCGTGGAGGCAGGATGCAGCAGGTCCAACAACTTCAGTTTTTACTGCCTGTGTCGTTCACCGTTATCGTCCTTTCTAGCACTGATACTGTCGGCaaaaaacaacgaagaaaaaatTGCCTGCTCGGTGCCGGGTTTCGTTGAGCAGCAAACGCTCTATAGCTGCCCCATAAATCAGAACGCATCGATGCAGGAAACTAACAGACCAAATACAAAGCAGTTAGAAAACagctgtttgtttattttttttttttgcctaaaagGCCACTCAAGTAAAGCCCGCTCTGAGAATACGGGCACAAATTCTAGTTTTCCCTGCCTTTCCGGTAGTACTTCCGCGCCAAAACCTGCCTTAGGCACTTACGCCAGTATTCATGCAGCCGGtaaatatttaataataattaaACGAATTTTTCATAACATCTAATCAGTGATGTCCAGGTGGTTTAAATGCAATTTGTTTTTCTTCGGATGCTGCAAGGAAGTGGGCTTTTGTCCGGGGGAGTACTGCACCGAATTTTTCCTCGAATTTCTGAAAACAAAACTCCGTAAGGACCGACATTGGACAGCGTTTGGCAAATGTATGTATTTGTTAATTTACTgacgttacccttaaaggccctccagaagagggtattacatggggggagGGTGTCTATTTAAGCTGAGGCTTGAGAACCCTCACCCACCTTTCATTTCAGCTTCAGCCTCAGCAGCCCGCGAAGCTCAGGACAGGCAAGGCGACATTCACAGCCCGCAGCGGGTTGGCACATCTGTGATACCAGAGGTACTCTGCGAAGGTCAAGCAACACTCATTGGCATGATGCAGCACAAATAACGTTAGTAATAGCACGATTCGTCCACGTTCGAACAATGTAGACTGGTCGTCTAGCGGCCACTGTTTGGTTTTTTTTCCCAAAACGTcctcaagataaaaaaaaaacatatagtGATCCCACGAATCCCCGGGTATCTAAACTAATGCATGATCGCAGATTGACACCTCAATGCACGTGACACACAAGATGTGTGGAATGAGTGGCACATTTATGCACGAAAATTACGTTTGTGCCATCTCCGCACACAAGCCTGTAAAATCTGAATAGATCTGTCCGACATCCGAAATCtgtccggcgtcgagaaaggtgcggtgacagaagaccgCAACAAAGACGATGCCAATAGTTTTTTTCGACGCcataggtgtcatacaccacgagctcgacccacaagggcagacggtgaataaggagttttatatccgcgtgctccaacacatgagtGATGCAATGCGACGTCGTCGCCATGACTTattggcatctggacaatggagccttctccatgatAATGCAAGGGCGCACTGCGTGTCAAAATTTCTCgcaaagcacagcattactgtacttcgacaaccgccatactcgcctgaccacACCCCATGCGCTGTTTCCCTTTTTCTTCGTGTGAAGAGaaccctaaaaggtcgctggatggggagctgggaggccattcaagacgcaaCGAGAacggagctgacagccctgccaaaacaTGCATTGTCCAagtgtttccaagacctcaagaagtgttggaagctgtgtatagagtGCAAGGAAGCCCTCACGGTTCCTTGCTTATAATGAAACACTTCTGTCAGTATAAGGACACATAGAGAGCGAGGAGGTATAATCTCCACCCTCAAAGCAAATTTGAGAATGAGGAAAAGGGACTGTGTAATAGACCGCGCAACGACTCTCACAGGGGCCGCGGCTAAATAAAGCAAACAAAGAATAACGCAGagaaaaacggggaggtggaaatagtaaaagAGTAGAAAAGCCAAAGAATTTGGagagcgatagaaaagggaaaagAGAGTAAAgcacggctctcggcgcaccgggatGTTCGAATGGGGTTTTCTGCTAATTTTGCATATCTTGTCACAGGGTCATATTCCTCCTTTTGTATAAGTCTGAAATCTGCCAAAACATCATCTGCGTTCACAGAAAGTGCTGTCATTCTATAGTAGCTACACATTTTTTTAAAATCATTCAAGAATTCGATGTGGCGTTGCTCTTTAAAAGCGTCCGCTGTTGGAATCCAAATAATTTAGGGGGCCATATTGAAAGGCATTGTCACTATTGCTATTGTGAATTCGCATAACCCCTTAGCCAACACTGCGTCTAAGCGGCTAACTAAAAGGCCTCTAAAGGCCGAAGCCGTGCTGTAACTTTCACTATGTTGTACTAAACGCAGTAAGCTTGCAGTTCTTCGCAAAGAGTGAACAAGGGTAAACGCAACAAATATCTAGAAAGAATTGCCTTCGTGCATTTGTCGAAAATTCCGCTCAAAGGAACAGTGCCGCGTTGGCCAAGAAGCGTGCAGATGAAACAAGTGAGGATCGCTAGAACTGAGCCAGAACGCAGCCCTCACATTTCTGAAACATAAATCAGCCACTGATTCAGGAAATTTGAATCTCAACTCTCTGGGCAACCCATATAAGATTGCTGCTTACTTAAAACTGCTCACCTGCTGGCTGGATTGCGGACCTTGGCCTCTGTATCTGTTCGCAGCTGTAGCCATGAGAGTAAAAGCCATCACAGCGCGTGCGATGATACCCGCCGAAGGGGGGCTGCCTGTGAAAAGACAAGGTGCAGTTTTATGATTACAGGCACCTGTACTGCAGTAACGCAATCCACTGAATCGTAAGTTCACACGATTTCAAGCGGTTTCCAAAGAAGAAAGGGCACCGCTCTCGTTGCTTGCTTACCTGTCGATATAGGGTGCCTACTCAACTTCGCAAGAGCAATAGAAGAGTTAACTTCGAAACCTACCTCCACCTGAAACATCTACCTAGACCTTTCTTTCTACTCTTTTCCAGCACTGAGTGCGGGAAGGGGCGAGAGGAGTTGAGAAGTGAggatgagcagaaaaaaaatatatcaaagattgagagagaggaaagggaTTACAGAACGGAAACAGAACAGGGGAGGCGATAAAAATGCCAGCCGTTGGCCCATATACTCCCAAAAATACTAAACGAACATATACACACTGGGGGCTTTAACCGACAAGAGGTGAGCTTTCACAATGCGCAATATTTTTCGTTTAAAATTTTTTCGAGTCTATTGCTTGGTACTTGTATTTTTATTAGGATTTCTGTCAATTTGGCTAttgttttctcctttttgtctttAATGTGGTCTTTTTAAACCttccactgcttttttttttcctgggtgtCTGCCGTGCAATTGTCTTCTGTCTCCCGTCTTAAGCTTATCTGTTTTAGTCGAAAAAATTATCGGGTTGTTCCGGGAAAATAAAGATGTAGTTATTGTAGTGTTTCGAAGAGACAGGAAAGTAGTTTTTACGAGCTACTTTTGGCAGCATCCAAGCACACGGTTTCAATCCTCTTCCCAGACTGAAATTAAGCCTGAGCAGTGCAGAAAAATGGCCAAACCGCAAATTTTGCCTGTCGAATACGCCTTTCGGTGTATGGTACGAAGTTGCATTAGGAGGAAGACTTTGGCTTAGTCCCTTAGCCAACAGAGCGGCTACGGGTTTTAGTAAAAGGCTTATACCGACTCTCTCCTGGTCTCCTTTCCTGGTGTGCCTTTCGTCGCCTCTTCCGCTTCTCTATGGACATTATACTAAAACGTTACCGAGCCAAA includes these proteins:
- the LOC144100257 gene encoding uncharacterized protein LOC144100257, coding for MGSLWRLGRANPLRVLDVALSALSLAGRCIGSSLSQRAQPPFGGYHRTRCDGFYSHGYSCEQIQRPRSAIQPAEYLWYHRCANPLRAVNVALPVLSFAGC